TGGACGAGGGTGGTCTGCAGCCAGTCGGGGGCGTTCTGGGGCACCCGCTTCTGGAAGAAGTTCGGCCCGCCGGCGCCGTTCGGGAAGCGCTGCATCAGCACCGGCCGGCCGCCCATGGCCCGCATCAGCGGCTCCTCGACGGCCACGTAGTAGTGGGCGAGGTCGAGCTTGGTCTCGCCGGTGGCGCTGAAGAACACCTTGTCGGGACTGGTGATCTTCACCTCACGGCCGGCGGCCTCCACCATGACGCCTGCGGACTTGGCTCCCATGGCTGGCACCGTACCCGGCGTTCGTCACCCCTCAGGGGACGCGGAGCAGGCGGCGGGCCAGGCTGCGGACCTCCTTGCGGAGCTGCGGCGGGTGGATGATCTCGAAGCCGAACGGGAGCGAGGCCAGGTAGCGGGCGATCCAGTCGAGGTCGTCGGCGCCGGTGCGCAGCAGGGTGCCGCCCTCGGCGGGCTCGAGCTGCCCGGCCAACGGGCTCACCGACTCGGCGGCGACGTCCGGCTCGACCAGGAGCAGCACCTCGGCCTGCCACTCGTAGCCCGCGACCGCGATGCCCTCGGTGACCATGCCGGCCGCGTCGGGCTCCTCGCTGCGGACGAAGCGGTGGCCGGTGAGCTCCGGGTCGCGCAGGCGGTCGACCCGGAACGTGCGCCAGGCCTGGCGGTCGAGGTCGTAGGCGACCAGGTACCAGCGGCGGTTGGTGCTCACCAGCCGGAAGGGCTCGACGCGGCGGGCGGTGACGTTGTCGGAGCGGTCGGTGTAGCCGAAGCGCAGGCGCTCGGGGAGGCGGCAGCCCTGGGCCAGGGTGAGCAGCACGTCGGGGCTGACGCCGGGGTTGGGGCCGCGGTTGGCGTTGCCGATGAGGAGGGTGGTGCCGGCCAGCGACTGGACCCGCTCGCGCAGGCGGGCGGGGAGCATCTGCTCGAGCTTGGCCAGCGCGGCGACCGCTGCGTCCTCGGAGCCGCCGAGGTTGCCGGTGGCGGCCGCCCGGAGGCCGGTGGCGACGGCGACGGCCTCGTCGTCGGTGAGCAGCAGGGGCGGCAGCTCGCCACCCGAGCCGAGCTGGTAGCCGCCGAGGGGACCGGGGTCGGCTTCGACGGGATAGCCCAGCTCACGCAGGCGGGTGACGTCGCGGCGGACGGTGCGCGGGGTGACCCGGAGGCGCTCGGCGAGCTCCTCCGCGGTCCACCGGGGTCGGGACTGGAGCAGCGACAGCAGCTCCAGCAGCCGCCCCGACGAGGAAACTTTCACGTCTGTCATTTATCCAGGAGATGCGGACCGTTCCTGTCCTCATCATTCCGTACCGTGACCTCATGATCAACCGCATGACGGAACACCCGATGGAGCACTACCTCGCCGAAGAGCGCCGTCAGGAGATGATGGCCGCGGCCGCCCGCAGCCGGCTGGCCACGGGGGTGCGCGACCACCGCACGCGCCGGTTGCGGCGTCTCGCCAGCGGCTGGGTCAGCCGTGTCCTGCCGGGTCGGCCGTCGTGACCTGGCCGCCGGCTCGGTCACCGGCCAGGGCGGAGCGACGCACCTTCCCGGCGTCGTCCCGCACGGGTTCGGAGGTGAGCTCCCATGAGCGCGGCTGCTTGTAGCGCACCAGCCGCTCGGCCAGGTGCGCACGCAGCTCCTCCTCGCCGGCATCGCCCACCAGGTGCACCACCGCGTGCACCACCTGGCCCAGGTCGTCGTCCGGCAGGCCGATCACGGCGCACGACTCCACCGCGGGATGCTCGAGCAGGGCACCCTCCACCTCGGCCGGGTACACGTTGGCTCCGCCGGAGAGGATCAGGTCCTTGCGGCGGTCGGTGAGGTAGACGAACCCCTCGTCGTCCATCCGGCCCATGTCGCCGATCGACTCCCAGCTGCCGCGGCGCTCGGTTTCGGCGCCGATGTAGCGGTAGGTGGAGCTGCCGCCCTTGGTCCGCATGTAGATCTCGCCGACCTCGCCAGCGGGGAGCGCCTCGCCATCGGGGCCGAGGACCACCATCTCGCCGGTCACGGGCTTGCCCACCGACCCGGGGTGCTCCAGCCACTGGGTGCCGTCGATGACCGTCGCCGCCTGTGCCTCGGTGCCGCCGTACAGCTCGAACAGCTTCTCGGGGCCGATCAGGTCGATCCACGCCCGCTTGAGCCACTCGGGACAGGGCGCGGCCATGTGCCACACGCGGCGGAGCGAGCCGAGGTCGTAGGTCCGGCCGCCGGTCTGCTCGGCAGCCTCGATCGTCCGGAGGATGCGGCTCATCATCGTGGGCACCAGGTTCACGATGTCGACCCGGTGGCGTTCGATCGCGTCGAGCGCGGCGGTGGCGTCGAAGCGGGGCAGGAGGACCACGTGCTGGCCGGCCAACACGCCGAGCGACGCGAACAGGAACGGGGCGTTGTGGTAGAGCGGCCCGGGCACCAGCTGGCCCTTGCCGGCGGCGATGCCGAACAGCTGGAGCGCCAGGTGGTCGAAGCGGCCGGGCTGGCCGGCCACGATCAGCTTGGGGCGTCCGGTGCTGCCGCCGGAGGTCGGGGCCTTCCACGACGGCGAGACCACCTCGTCGAGCGGCGTGGCGTCGATGCCCGGGTCGGGGACGAAGCCGGTCGGGATGCAGACCCGCTCGCCGTGCTCACCGTGCTCGCCCGGCTCGATGCCGACCACGATGCGGCTGTCGGCCAGCTCGACGATGGCCTGGCGCTCCCGCAGCGGCAGCTTCGACGACACCGGCTGCGGGATGGCCCCGAGCTTCCACGTCGCCAGGGCGGCGGCCACGAAGTCGGCGCTGTTGCCGAGGGCGATGGTCACCATGTCGCCCTGCGTCACGCCGTGCTGCTGGTACACCCGCGCCAGCCGGTTGGCCCAGGCCTCCATGTCGGCCCGCGTCACGGTCGTCCCGTCGCAGGTGACGATCGGTGCCGCCGGCGCCTGCTCGGCGAGCCACGTCATGACGCTGCCGAGCGGCATCCCCGCCGGCGCCAGCTCGTCGCCGGGCTCCTCGGTCGCCGTCATGCCTCGACCGACCTGTGGTTGGTCGTCGCTCCCAAGGTCGCCCCCCGTGTCTCGTCCGGTCGGTTGCGGCTGCGAGGCTACCGGCGCCGTGGCTCGGGCGACTCGGGCGACCTGGGCGGCGGGGCAGTACTGTCCGGCAGCGATGAGTCGACGGCACGCGGTGGTGACCGGGGCGTCGTCGGGGATCGGGGAGGCGACGGCCCGGGCGCTCGCAGGAGCGGGGCACCCTGTGGTGCTCGGGGCGAGACGGCTCGAGCGGTGCGAGCAGGTGGCCGAGGAGATCCGGGAGGCCGGGGGCAGCGCCCTCGCCGTGCGGCTCGACGTGGGCGACGCCGACTCCGTCGCCGCGTTCGTCACCCGGGCCGCGGCGTTCGGTCCGATCGACGTCCTGGTGTCGAACGCCGGCGACGTGCTCGCCAGCAACGCCGCCGAGACCGCGCCCGACGACTTCGCCGCCCAGCTGTCGGTGAACCTGCTGGCCGCCCAGCGGCTGGTGTCGCTGGTGGTGCCGAAGATGATCGAGCGGCAGCGGGGCGACGTGGTGTTCGTGACCTCCGACGTGACCCGCGTCCCCCGGCCCCGGATGGCGTCGTACGTCACCTCGAAGTGGGGCCTCGAGGGCCTGGCCCGGGCGCTGCAGCTGGAGCTGGAGGGCACCGGCGTGCGGGCGTCGATCGTCCGGCCCGGGCCGACCGCCAGCGAGCAGGGCTGGACCTGGTCGGAGGAGACCATCGAGGTCGTGCTGAAGGAGTGGAAGCGCCACGGCCTGCTGCGCCACGGTGGCTACCTGTCGCCGGAGGGCGTGGCCGGTGCGGTGCTGGCGGTGGTGTCGGCGCCGCGGGGGACGCACCTCACCCTGGTGGAGGTCGAACCCGAGGCACCCCTGCGTGACCGGCCCGAATGGCGCCCGCCGCCCGGCTACAGGCAATCCTGAACGAGACCGCTGGGAGGCACGTCGGATGGGGACCACGGACGTGGTGGGGTTCGTCGGGTTGGGGCAGATGGGCTCGCCGATGGCGAGCCACCTCGTGTCGTGGCCGGGCGGGCTGGTGGTGTGCGACGCCCGGGCCGAGGCCCGCGACATCCTCGCCGACCGCGGCGCCCAGGTGGCCCGGACGCCCGCCGACGTGGCCGGGCTCGCCGACGTCGTCTCCGTGATGGTGCTCGACGACGAGCAGGTGAAGGAGGTCGTGCTCGGGCCCGACGGGATCCTCGCCGCCCGCCGGGAAGGTCTGGTCATCGGCCTGCACTCCACGATCCACCCCACCACCGCCGAGCGGCTGGCGGAGCTGTGCGGGCCCCGCGGGGTCGCCGTGGTCGACGCCCCGGTGAGCGGTGGATCCGTCGGTGCTCGTGAAGGGCGGCTGGCGGTGATGGTCGGCGGCGACGACGAGGCCGTCGAGCGCTGCCGGGGACCGTTCGGGATGTGGGCGGAGCTGTTCGTCCACACCGGGCCGGTGGGGTCGGGCACCCGGGCCAAGCTGGCCGGCGACCTCGTCCACCACGTGTCGCGGGCGGCGGTGGTCGAGGCCCAGCGGCTGGCGGCGGCAGCCGGGATCTCGCTGGACGACCTGGTCCGGGTGGTCCGCCACAGCGACGCGATCACGTCCTGGCACGACACGACCGCCCACGGGCGCGACGTGGGGACCCAGGACCTGCTGCTGGTGCTGAAGGTGGGCCACGAGCTCGGCGTCGACCTGCCGCTCGCCCGTGTCGCCCTCGACGGCCTCGCCGCCGACCCGCCCCGGAGCTAGCCCGGCGACAGCTCCGCGATGGCGGCGGCGAGCGCCAGGGTGCGGCGGGCCTGGTCGACGTGCATGTTCTCGACCATGCGGCCGTCGACGGTGACGACGCCGCGGCCCTCGGCGGTGGCGGTCTCGAAGGCGTCGATGATGCGCTGCGACCGCTCGACGTCGTCGGGCGCGGGGGCGAACACCCGGTTGCACGGCTCGACCTGCGACGGGTGGATCAGCGTCTTGCCGTCGAAGCCCAGGTCGCGGCCCTGGACGCACTCGGCCTCGAACCCCTCGGGGTCCTTGATGTCGTTGTAGACGCCGTCGAGGATCACCTTGCCGGTGGCGCGGGCGGCCAGGAGGCACAGCCCGAGGCCCGTCAGCAGCGGCCCCCGTCCGGGGACGTGCGCCGCCTGCAGCTCCTTGGCGAGGTCGTTGGTGCCCATCACCAGCACCGACACCCGCTCGGAGGCCGCGGCGACCGCCTCGGCGTGCAGCATGGCGACGGGCGTCTCCAGCATCGCCCAGATGCGGGTGTGGTCCGGGGCGCCCCCGGCCTCCAGGGCCTTCTCGATGGCGTGGACGGCGTCGGCCGAGTCGACCTTGGGCACCACCACGGCGGCCGGCCCTGCCGACGCGATGGCCCGCAGGTCGTCGTCGTGCCACGGCGTGCCGATGCCGTTGGCCCGGATCGTGACCTCGCGGTGGCCGTAGCGGCCCGACGTGGCCGCCTCGCACACCCGGTCGCGGGCCTCGGCCTTGGCGTCGGGGGCGACGGCGTCCTCCAGGTCGAGGATCAGGGCGTCGGCCGGCAACCCGGCGGCCTTCTCGAGCGCCCGCTCGTTGGCGCCCGGCATGTAGAGCACCGACCGTCGGGGCCGGAGGCTGTCGTCGTCGTACCCACCCATCGCGCTCAGTCCTCCTCGATCGCCTTGTAGGCGGCGGCCAGCTCGGGATCCTTGGTGGCGAGGGCGTCGGCCAGCTCGACCATCACCTTGCACTGCTTCACGGAGGCGTCGTCCTCCATCTTCCCGTCGAGCATGATCGCCCCGGTGCCGTCGCCCATGGCGGCGATCACCCGGCGGGCGTGGCGCACCTCCTCGGGCGGCGGCGAGAACACCCGGCGGGCGATGTCGATCTGCACCGGGTGCAGGCTCCACGCCCCGACGCAGCCGAGCAGGAAGGCGTTGCGGA
The genomic region above belongs to Acidimicrobiales bacterium and contains:
- a CDS encoding YafY family protein, which codes for MTDVKVSSSGRLLELLSLLQSRPRWTAEELAERLRVTPRTVRRDVTRLRELGYPVEADPGPLGGYQLGSGGELPPLLLTDDEAVAVATGLRAAATGNLGGSEDAAVAALAKLEQMLPARLRERVQSLAGTTLLIGNANRGPNPGVSPDVLLTLAQGCRLPERLRFGYTDRSDNVTARRVEPFRLVSTNRRWYLVAYDLDRQAWRTFRVDRLRDPELTGHRFVRSEEPDAAGMVTEGIAVAGYEWQAEVLLLVEPDVAAESVSPLAGQLEPAEGGTLLRTGADDLDWIARYLASLPFGFEIIHPPQLRKEVRSLARRLLRVP
- a CDS encoding AMP-binding protein, translated to MTATEEPGDELAPAGMPLGSVMTWLAEQAPAAPIVTCDGTTVTRADMEAWANRLARVYQQHGVTQGDMVTIALGNSADFVAAALATWKLGAIPQPVSSKLPLRERQAIVELADSRIVVGIEPGEHGEHGERVCIPTGFVPDPGIDATPLDEVVSPSWKAPTSGGSTGRPKLIVAGQPGRFDHLALQLFGIAAGKGQLVPGPLYHNAPFLFASLGVLAGQHVVLLPRFDATAALDAIERHRVDIVNLVPTMMSRILRTIEAAEQTGGRTYDLGSLRRVWHMAAPCPEWLKRAWIDLIGPEKLFELYGGTEAQAATVIDGTQWLEHPGSVGKPVTGEMVVLGPDGEALPAGEVGEIYMRTKGGSSTYRYIGAETERRGSWESIGDMGRMDDEGFVYLTDRRKDLILSGGANVYPAEVEGALLEHPAVESCAVIGLPDDDLGQVVHAVVHLVGDAGEEELRAHLAERLVRYKQPRSWELTSEPVRDDAGKVRRSALAGDRAGGQVTTADPAGHG
- a CDS encoding SDR family oxidoreductase, yielding MSRRHAVVTGASSGIGEATARALAGAGHPVVLGARRLERCEQVAEEIREAGGSALAVRLDVGDADSVAAFVTRAAAFGPIDVLVSNAGDVLASNAAETAPDDFAAQLSVNLLAAQRLVSLVVPKMIERQRGDVVFVTSDVTRVPRPRMASYVTSKWGLEGLARALQLELEGTGVRASIVRPGPTASEQGWTWSEETIEVVLKEWKRHGLLRHGGYLSPEGVAGAVLAVVSAPRGTHLTLVEVEPEAPLRDRPEWRPPPGYRQS
- a CDS encoding NAD(P)-dependent oxidoreductase gives rise to the protein MGTTDVVGFVGLGQMGSPMASHLVSWPGGLVVCDARAEARDILADRGAQVARTPADVAGLADVVSVMVLDDEQVKEVVLGPDGILAARREGLVIGLHSTIHPTTAERLAELCGPRGVAVVDAPVSGGSVGAREGRLAVMVGGDDEAVERCRGPFGMWAELFVHTGPVGSGTRAKLAGDLVHHVSRAAVVEAQRLAAAAGISLDDLVRVVRHSDAITSWHDTTAHGRDVGTQDLLLVLKVGHELGVDLPLARVALDGLAADPPRS
- a CDS encoding CoA ester lyase; the encoded protein is MGGYDDDSLRPRRSVLYMPGANERALEKAAGLPADALILDLEDAVAPDAKAEARDRVCEAATSGRYGHREVTIRANGIGTPWHDDDLRAIASAGPAAVVVPKVDSADAVHAIEKALEAGGAPDHTRIWAMLETPVAMLHAEAVAAASERVSVLVMGTNDLAKELQAAHVPGRGPLLTGLGLCLLAARATGKVILDGVYNDIKDPEGFEAECVQGRDLGFDGKTLIHPSQVEPCNRVFAPAPDDVERSQRIIDAFETATAEGRGVVTVDGRMVENMHVDQARRTLALAAAIAELSPG